The genomic region TTGTAATGTGAGTTATATGTGTGTGAagtgtaatgtatattatttggaGTTATCGTGTGTGTAGATTCATTAGGATAGACAGAAGAAAAGTGGCTAGCGAAAAGGTTGGCTATTTCTACGCCTGAACTAGCGCTAATGCCACCCAACGACATAGATGCAggcaaaaaatttacattacgtTTGCTTTTAAAGTAATTCCAAAATAAAGTCTGAttcttttgaatattatattcgacGTTTCTTTTGTAGTTATTATAACAACTATCAAATAAATCATGGCAGTGACTACgcaatatttgaaattcaagTTTATCCCTAGGGTTACCATATTTTCTCCTTTTCCTTGAGTAACTTAGTAAGGTTGTGTTTGAACCATTTAGTATACTTAGAATTCCGTAATTTTCGCTTAGGTACTAATCGCTCTATTATTTCATACAGAGTGCTGTAAAGTATCTCTATCATGGCATTAACATTATTACAATTGGAAAATTTGTAATACCAATCCATATCACTTAATTCGTTACCAATCTCTGCATAATCAgccttataaaaattgtatcgtATACAGACTTTGGGTCGGATGTATGATATATGAGGATACGAGAGACTTATTAACAGATTAGGATGATACAGAATCAAATACGTACAATCATCACCTGCATTCCATTCAATAAGGCCCATATTAAAACCGCCTACTACTATTACATCATCAATTTGATTAgtaacaacatatatattttcaaaaaaaaatttagtattttctaCTTTTACCGGAGGTGGTAGGTATACAACACAAACACCGCCTTTTTTAACAGAATAATCACTGGTTATGTCTAATTTAACCCACATCATTTCATTGTCGGTCTCCCAATGACATACTCGGCAAGAAGAAATATCTTTAGATATAGTAATTAATACGCTTCCTCCGTCTTTTTTTGAGAGTTCTGAACAAAAACGATCCTTCCTGTACACTATATAGCGTGAATCAAACAGCTCATTACTCGAGATTGCGAAGTTCAACCATATTTCAGTAAAAATTACAactttataattagaatttagGAAATTTTTTAGGATATCGTACGTTTTTGTTGCCTCTTACGTTTTGATAGTATATATCTAACATTTTGCTAACCCATAATACTGGTAGAAATAATGATGTTAGCTTATAAGCTTCAGACAATCTTCATTCTTGATTTGTTTTGCCTGGCTCAATTCATCCTTACGTACAAAACTTTTTCCATTTCTCACCCAAGTGAAGCGGTATTTCATTTCCTTGGCTCTAGTGTGTGTGGCTGCGTGAAGTGCTTTATTTTCTGGCGATAAATATTCCGAAACATATATAGGTTTACATGTCCCTCATTCCGAGGTGATGtgatttagtttttctttagattttttttattaaattgagcaACAACCGCTAACATCGCGTCTCGATGTCTTGCACTTTGTAGCTTGACGATGACTGATCGCGGTTTTTCGTTTTCGGTGTTTCGGTTAAATTGCGCAACTCTAGTAACATGTTTTATGTCGTCTTCCGTCAAAGgatttacaataacattacttattgaacaattacatttgataaattttcatttccatGCTCAGGAATACCATTTATCTCAACATTGCACTCTCTCATATGCACTTCAACAATATTTAATCTAGAGGTAAGGTCTTTTACAGAGGATTAAAGATTATCATTTTCACGTTTTAGTTGGTcaacaatgtttaattttttctcaagttttgatttcatttgctCATACTGCGCATTAATAAAGTTAAGTGATTcacaaaaaccttttatttgatCATTAATAGTATTTAGCTGCGTGGTTACTAAATTATGTATTGTTAAAGCTAAATCTTGCTGTATAATGTTACGAAGTTTACTTTCTGTGAGGTCTATATTATCGACTTTATATTGAGTATTGGTATATTGCGTTTGATTGATTGACTCAGCTTTTTACGTTTCGTAAAAAGCTTTCGTCCCTTTGTACTCAATTCTTTTGTATTAGTTAATGATCGGTAGATAGTGAAATGCTTATAGCAAAACACCCACCACACAAAAAAGTCACACTGTTTTGTTCAGATTAGATTGTATAGTATGTTAACTTTACTAAAAACACAATTGTTTACTCTGTGaatgttgatttaatttatgttaagatgtaatattgatacaaatatataataatgataatattgttttcttggtcatgacatttaaatttgtacttgattaattattttatcaaaaaaaaaaactattagtatattttatactttatttaaaagtaattacatattttaatagattaacaaatggtacaaattaataaaagatcTTTGTCTCCTTAATCTCAAATATTCGGATTCGTCCGCTTCGCAGAAGATGGCGAGACGTTCTCTCGGTTTTGTTGTTCGTGCTTTTTTCTGTACCgttgacgatttctatataactttgcttcgtccgaacatttTGTCGTAATAGAActtctgtaatttttttaacactaagtctccggactacaaaaacatattttgtcatttacttaattttttactttatgttatctgattttttgttagatggtataatacaaaaaatattccattttcttaataaaatatctaaaaagttaaaaggtacaaaagttatgggattaaaatatgaataccaacctaacaatccttttaggaacattgcacctttcagcgacggtgttgacaatatcgtctactatttacaattaaataatacaattttgcaTTGAATGCAAGTATTACCTCTTGGTCGTCAGTttgagttattatattattattacttagtgCGCTCTGACTTGGCATGGCTAATGATTGATTTGcggctgaaaaataaaagaaaatcttgttaTATATGACTTAAATGGCTAAGAGTAAACCCATTACGACTGGCTATTGAATGTTCTATCATTCAGCATTGCATTGCTTCTTTCCTATTTTTGAAATTCTATTAACTGACAAAAGGGAATACGTTATATTCAGGGGAAGGTAACCCAAAGCTAATATACCACTTTTAATCGTAACTTattgacataattgtaaatgttcgTCTCGTCGCTAAAGTGTGGGAAGTCCAATCGATTTCTGCCATTAGTCTGGCAGGCACGGTGACATTGCCGTTTCCAATTGAAACCTACGaattaaaagtactttaataattatattgatttcactgtcggtataagtaggtagttgttaatttttttcattattcacttatttatgttagaatttatattaatcaataatggcttttatttattgattgatcttTTCCCTATAAACAGgtgattaaggtattatatagtCAGCACCTCATTACAGCGCCACATACAaaatagaccatagaataaatataatagctgtctttaaaataatcgagtataataatttattaaatattttgtatcgtaattcatactaaataataactttatagttTAATGTGTTTAAGCTTTTTAACAATACGTCAAgcgttctttaaaaataattgcaattcgtttttatttaatcgttttgaaattaaattaggaCCATAGAAATTCTACAATTCAGTTGATTATGAgtcctatgtaatataaatacgtttGTAGCCTTTGAGTTGTGAAAGCACATATTTAAAGATCCCGTATGGACCAATAATAATGTTGCTGgattttttttgagaaattgtcagtagcagctcggacttccgaagttagcagttttaacacccttgcctcggaaagcacgaaagcCTTTAGATCTGCACCTGGTCTCTTtcagtaaattacttttacccATTGGACGCCAGTGATAGAGAGATACGTTATATATTCTGTGCtaatattaaagtctatttggatcattagGTCAAGTTTACGTCGAACTTTagaggtaattaaattttatatacttaactacttatgtatacacatgaataatatataaacatacaaaccatATCAACATTGTTAACCGACAATGGCAAACATGCGTTAGTAGTCTGCGCTGATACTCTACGTATTTTTAAGCCACCAGCCATCTCATCCATTTCGAGCTCAACACTTGACGTATTTTGAAGAACAATGGTCGGTTCTTCTACTGCTAAAATCTCTTCATTCTCATCTAGTCCTTGATCTTCAGATGTCCTATCCATTATTGATCGACTTTCATTTTTTTCGGAATTATATAATACGGCTAGGACCTGCTGGTACAAGTGTTTTAATGCCGTTTCCAGTTCTTCTAAATTGACAATTGAAGGATAATCGAGAACAGGATCGGTCTGCGTTCCTTGATCGAATGTCAGTTTAAGATTCTGAACGTTCCTCTGATTTGcggctgaaaaataaaagaaaatcttgttatttatgacttaaatgGCTAAGAGTAAACCTATTATGACTGGCTTAATAGAACATTCAGCATTGCATTGCTTCTttcctatttttgattttctattgtcAAAAGGGAATACGTTATATACAGGAGAAGGTAACCCAAAGCTAATATACCACTTTTAATCGTAACCTattgacataattgtaaatgtttgaatCAGTACTGTAACTCGGCGGCCGACCAATCATCGTCAGTTGGCTGGCTCGCCTAGCgttgaaagttttttaatttaatcgtatatttCGAACGCTTAGTCTTTTACTATatctatacctatatatatatatatataactacttatgtactttttacacacaatcaatgcatgacaaaataatattgttcacgatttcgcagaagattattatttttaaatatttaagcacaTCTGTTATTTGTCGATACATTTGTATGtggtatacatacttaataattatacaacgttttgaagaactcaaatactaactagtacctcggtaggtatatattaaacataggtactccatttatatattttatatacgaggatatagtaaagattaaaaaaaccgtattgattaatgtgagattgcttctgtcgaaaaataaatgcttcaaaaatgtatactacgacgcgatctcgatatcgatatacgatcttcttacaatttattatattcataaaatatacgagattttataagtcttaataactataaggctggtcacagttaaataaatttaggcttagatatataatgaccgtttttacagttatatgattcacctaaattaagctaggtggctcgcttgaaaatttttaaatttttttttacaaattttcgcccgtgtattcaagggaggtatataagttataaatatagtatagttcaGTCAGTAATAGTgtcgttataatattctaataatattttacttcagttattatttgatctaaaacatttgagaaatgcatcggttgcgtactgtctcatgtgtaacgaaatcttttgtttgatatttattgggagacaaatgtcgggtacttaggtatccttagttcaaaagaaaccattttagttttatcgttACCTGCGTTGCGACGCCAATAGATCTTGTTTCGactgtaaaaatttaaacgttataaattaaaattaatccttattcagatttcttatctatctataataataagctaTCACTTACAAGTATTTTCGTAATTACCTTGACGGGGGCTGTTGTGCAGCTCCAGCAGCGCTAGAGCGGCGTCAATATCGGCGAACATCTTGTAAAGGGAaatgaattgcaatttaaaataaataaatatttcttaataaatgctcactaagaaacagtaaaattatcgattcgattttgtttagtagttacagttcaaataagaatccgatagcaattgtcagcagttaTTCAAAGTACCGTGcttttaaattgtcaattccaggtataaaatataaggtacatgTTTTGGGCTCAACTCGGTCGCTAAGCATTACtttgtatactggtggtagggctttgtgcaagctcgtctgggtaggtaccacccactcatcagatattctaccgcaaaacagcaatacttgatattgttgtgttccggtttgaagggtgagtgagccagtgtaattacaggcacaagggacataaaatcttagttcctaaggttggtggcgcattggatatgtaagcgatggttgacatttcttacaatgccaatgtctaagagcgttagggtccgttcacacagaccggctcggagagcatcggcctgcttttttcttttcacacagaccgggtcgtatacgcttggaattggccggagcggagccgccaactatttcacatcgaccggctggaagagatctgaaagcgggtgcgagcgagaaagagcacgcaagcggagccggtcggctccttttattacttcacacgaagcgcgttcaggcatttttaatgacaaaaaaggtgcaaatgcaaaaataaactttactacaatcactcaaaacactgtttccaacgtgataaaaatctgctctcctctccgagccggtctgtgtgaacggacccttagtgaccacttaccatcaggtggcccatatgctcgtccgccttcctattctataaaaaaaaaaaaaaaaaacaaggaaacctcaataaacctattgtttatttCCTTATCCTATTGGATGCTCTTTTCTAGAACCAATGTTTTTACctgtatctttttaaactagtattatactaaagttgtactaagcaatataaccgattaagtccaaatacagttaaataaaatcattttctgaaatgtttgttaacccatattatacaaatttcattatttagtaattatattttgtctgaaaaaatacatgtttaatataatattttcattaaatctattaacaataaattttgaacgcaaacatttattaattaaagaactaaatttaagcgggtggcctagcctataaggtcatgattattttatgttatgtgggtaaTTGGAATGTCGAAGAGACTTCACCTAGTTCCCATTAAattttagtctattttttaaaacatttgcaaaataaaattaaaaataatgaggtctCGTTGCATACCACTTTTTTATCCCtggacatatttctatatttaaaaatagtgaattaaatcttttcacgatctagtaaatcactaataaacaataaaaatttaatatttgttcgtttcataataaatacaaattatataaatgaatattaaatcatctcgcatgagCATATATAGAACTTGCGGTgaggcgaaaaggttttctacggaaagcacaacggaaccttaaaatcgaatcaatatagatttagcatgtttttatagaaaattggcaacagtttatattaaatgagttttggatttttttacaaataatgtaaaattttcattagtATTCTCAAAAAACCCACTATGGCATTTTGATTAAgcaaaaacagttattaattttaatgtatccaaacattttagatctgatctaaatatattatcttcttttgtgaaataattttttatagaatttcagGTAAATTCCTATCTACTTTCATTGTCCAGTACCCTAAAAGGGAACATAAAAATTACGACTATAGTTACTTATTgtctttgaaacaattaatgtttaagcgctttactgctgtattattttagaCTTATCTTGTACATTTTCTGGGCAattagaaatctttaaaatcctaatattatgaataaaatttattgaagttgtaaaatgttactatttataaaatatattttcttcatcttCAATCGCTTTTGTTATCTTAAGGAGATAATCTTCAAACAGGGTTAGGAGGCTTTAGACATTATTAGACAACATTAagaattttgttattgaataaagacttatttcttaccaatcgaattatttctttataaaatggaaCCTTACACATATTTTTCTGTCTCTCGATCTAGactttacatataagtttttttttaaattataacactaagatatttattaaaatactgacacGCACTAAGCTCTTCGATCTTACTTCGAAAACTCTAAAGTTTGACGTAAACTTGACctaatgatccaaatagactaatattaattacgatacaaaatatttaataaattattatactcgattatttatagacagcgattttatttattctatggtctataTTGTGTGTGACTCTGTTATGTGGTGCTAAcaatataataccttaatcacctacttatatggaaaaaatcaatcaataaataaggcttttattgccttatataaattctaacataaataacgaaaaaaattaacaactacctacttatactgaCAATGAAATCACCGTGCCTGCCAGACTAATGGCAGAAAACGATTCGACTTCCCACACTTCAGCGACGAGACAATTGTTGCAAGCCGTCTTTCCTAGAAGGTAACTACTAATTCCcgttaacatttaaatagaaattaatcaaGTGCATTCCTTCTTACATTGTCCTTGTATTatgctttgttttaaattttgtaaccctaaaaattttaatttttcaatattttaattttattaaaatattgtatttattttacctaacctaaccggtttataaaataaattacggttatcgaatcggcattcattgtttcgacatttattatctatgctgtttgagagatggcagcactacgttgTTCGCCGGTCAAACATCTTTTTGATCGTTGAGCAAgcgccggtcgcttaccgaTGCCTGTCagtttaaacgattaaatatattcctttttgtaagtatattcgttgaatataggtcatctactttgtaaaacttatttaagagGTTCGAGTTACCAAGccgtaagtaaaacacattgtattcgtttagtcgaggcatattatttgttatttgagtagtatttaatcgattcttcgtttaattccaGTCTTTGTATCGAAACCGTGCCTCTtgcaatataagtcatatattgccttatttctacatatttaaacactcctgaggtgagttgatgcataaattacattcaattcaatatatcacgtggttcaatatttatttttatcaatttcttaatattttgttcaaaaactgaacatagacCTTGTCAATGTACTAGGTGACCTGGGTCGAATCCTAATGTGATTCGAATTGTTTAAAAGCTTTGTTccattaaattaagtatagttcatgctttctaataatattttattgctaattaagcaataatttgcCATATTCtgacactttaaaagttaactttaataacctcAATTGTTTAGGTTATTActtgattttattaacttatttttctttgtacctgtgtctagggcattcttaggaccttcttagtatttatgcaagataggtaataagttgttttgttcacagggagtgtttatttttctttaattttatatatactttgtatattgcattacaaagtaatataatatttttcggtgaACTCAACCTAGGAATTGTGGCTGATTTGGGGCTGTTGGAGGCTCCGCTGTTTTGTGAaggagaggctgcttgtccTGTGGCCTGCTGTTACTGCTGGTGCTTTTtgctgcttcgcactgcttttatttatttgttcactcATTGTGACAATGCGTTCGGggtttgcactatcctgcttatttctttatttaagtctattacttaattttaaccgatgccaactcGCCTACaactaatttgtaatattttattgcatgaatgttaacttaattgaccagatgCTGTCAAGGGCCCACCCCctgattttttatgttgtaaattttataattaaaattttataatctttatgatcagttttattaatgtaacggtaACTTGGTGGAACGAACACCGTGACAATATtcttagtgaaattaaaatacattaaaaaaatataatttaattattaacgtattaataatcgagattaatatttgaaagcatTGTCCGATTTATTTCCATTtagattaaaactttaataaaatatggtacgTAAACGAACCTTTACGTCTTATAAATATCGTTGTTTGACTGTCATTGATGTAATAGCCAAATATAGAACAAATATTTAGGCGATCGTCGATTTACGTTTACCtatttacagaataaataaatgtaccttgagatgtaaaaacattactcggaacagattatacattaatttaaaaaatgtccctaATAAAAGATATTGATTCTTATACACGTTTAAGGCTGCCTGTCCACCGTAGCGGagcgaggcagcggagcggagTAACAGAGTAATGCGGAGCGGAGTTGCAGTCTGTGTATGTCCACCAGAGCGGAGCTAGAAAGTAATGCGGAGCGGAGTTGCGGACTATTTTTCATACGCGGGGATATGAGTACGCGACGAGTTATTTCGAGCTCTCGGCGGCAAGCGATTGATTTAGTGCTACGCGAAATGTCAGTGACAGCAGACATGTTGTCGAAACAGTTAATACGTTATTACTTTACATTACTCGAGGCAGAAGAGTTGGAGTCAGAAGAAACAGAATTATATACCATTTGAACAATTCTATAAGGAAACATAGATTTTGGTTAAGAAATCATATCAAACATCGTTCAGAACACAGTGAATATTTTACCTTTTTCCAAACTTCGAAACATTCGAAAATTCTTATAGAGCTTTAAGATGTACTTTTCATGAACTTAATGAAGTTTATGAAAACTCTGATAGAACAATATATGCATTTTGTCTTTTTAAGGCATCTCGATGGTTATCTCTTAGTTGTTTCCATCGCGATTTTGCAGTTTTCACTGAAACAGTTAACATACACAATGTATTCTAtggtctatttataaaaaaataatagatgcACATACGTTACGTATAATTAAATAGGtttatttttaggtatttaGCAACCGGTCAGTCATTTACAACGATGGGagagaattttaaaattggattgAAAAGTGTATCGAGAATAGTTGATGAGGTTTGTGATGCTTTATGGAATGTATTGCAACCTCTTGTTATGCCGCAACCAACCGAAAAGGACTGGAAAGAAATCGCAAAAGATTTTGATGAACTAtggcaatttaaaaattgtacagGTGCTCTTGATGGCAAGCACGTATACATCAAGGCTCCCTCGAAAACTGGGTCCTCGTTTTTCAACTACAAAAAGAGGTTTTCTGTAGTATTGATGTGTTTAGCTGATGCCAGAAGAAAAATCATTATGATTGATGTGGGCTCTATGGGGAGATTTTCTGACGCAGGAATTTTTGATAACAGCGTTTTTGGGAAAAGTCTA from Nymphalis io chromosome 11, ilAglIoxx1.1, whole genome shotgun sequence harbors:
- the LOC126771985 gene encoding uncharacterized protein LOC126771985 produces the protein MFADIDAALALLELHNSPRQAANQRNVQNLKLTFDQGTQTDPVLDYPSIVNLEELETALKHLYQQVLAVLYNSEKNESRSIMDRTSEDQGLDENEEILAVEEPTIVLQNTSSVELEMDEMAGGLKIRRVSAQTTNACLPLSVNNVDMVSIGNGNVTVPARLMAEIDWTSHTLATRRTFTIMSISYD